One window from the genome of Streptomyces sp. NBC_01476 encodes:
- a CDS encoding M48 family metallopeptidase — MTFRLRAVRALVLLAGFYLMGAVLLAAMAALDWLLVTKLFTASAAWLEGTVLTVTVLLAAAILRGMFAFLRAGRFAPVPNAVAVTPQEQPDLWEQVRAAAEVTGERPPDELYLVAEVNAGVAEQSRLLGLLPGRRRMLLGLPLLAGLTVPQLRAVLAHEFGHYGNLDTRLGGITMRGREAVLHTVEVFSGGSTRLHQTIGGLYVGYARMFLRTSQSVARHQELAADAVAARHAGRDATAAALRALPVLDAAYTYYLETYAGMGGPLGSLPPVGEVHGGFPRMLAARPGERLAALSAGKRPPRPHRYDSHPPLAERIALIEKLPAGDLSRDGKDAPADDRVGEPAALTLLHDQDQVFAALEARTLRPEAARLRRMGWDDLVMARALADAEQWSRPLRLAVARALRSAAQGVDESGRRPRAAAEEVADAELPGLEEVLDAFDRDLLWMAVADRMPKPPQAARLVGPSARNFIRPRIFDGLAGMIHLRLAAAGQATSDIAWSGQPGLALPEEWEKAMDDALDAATADTPDTAPLRALLAGTKRVPA, encoded by the coding sequence ATGACGTTCCGGCTGCGCGCTGTCCGCGCGCTCGTGCTGCTGGCCGGTTTCTACCTGATGGGTGCCGTGCTGCTGGCGGCCATGGCGGCGCTCGACTGGCTGCTGGTGACGAAGCTGTTCACCGCGAGTGCGGCCTGGCTCGAAGGCACGGTGCTGACCGTCACGGTTCTGCTGGCGGCGGCGATCCTGCGGGGCATGTTCGCTTTCCTGCGGGCCGGGCGCTTCGCCCCGGTGCCGAACGCGGTGGCGGTCACACCGCAGGAGCAGCCCGATCTGTGGGAGCAGGTACGCGCCGCCGCCGAGGTGACGGGGGAACGCCCGCCGGACGAGCTGTACCTGGTCGCCGAGGTCAACGCGGGCGTCGCCGAACAGAGCCGCCTGCTGGGGCTGCTGCCCGGCCGCCGCCGTATGCTCCTCGGCCTGCCGCTGCTCGCCGGGCTGACGGTCCCGCAGTTGCGCGCCGTCCTCGCCCACGAATTCGGGCACTACGGCAACCTCGACACCCGGCTCGGCGGCATCACCATGCGCGGCCGCGAGGCGGTCCTGCACACGGTCGAGGTCTTCAGCGGGGGAAGCACCCGGCTGCACCAGACCATCGGCGGCCTGTACGTCGGCTACGCCCGGATGTTCCTGCGGACCTCGCAGTCCGTGGCCCGGCACCAGGAACTCGCCGCCGACGCGGTGGCCGCCCGGCACGCCGGCCGTGACGCGACCGCCGCCGCGTTGCGCGCCCTTCCGGTCCTCGATGCCGCCTACACGTACTACCTGGAGACGTACGCCGGGATGGGCGGCCCGCTGGGGTCGCTGCCGCCGGTGGGCGAGGTGCACGGCGGCTTCCCGCGGATGCTCGCCGCCCGGCCGGGCGAACGCCTCGCCGCGCTCTCCGCCGGGAAACGCCCGCCGCGTCCGCACCGGTACGACTCGCACCCGCCGTTGGCCGAACGGATCGCCCTGATCGAGAAGCTCCCCGCCGGTGACCTGTCCCGCGACGGGAAGGACGCGCCGGCCGACGACCGCGTCGGCGAACCGGCCGCGCTCACCCTGCTGCACGACCAGGACCAGGTCTTCGCCGCACTGGAGGCGCGCACGCTGAGGCCCGAGGCGGCGCGGCTGCGGCGCATGGGCTGGGACGACCTCGTCATGGCCCGTGCGCTCGCCGACGCCGAGCAGTGGTCCCGGCCGCTGCGGCTCGCCGTCGCCAGGGCGCTGCGCTCCGCGGCGCAAGGCGTGGACGAGTCGGGGCGGCGCCCGCGTGCTGCTGCCGAGGAGGTGGCGGATGCCGAACTGCCCGGCCTGGAGGAGGTGCTCGACGCGTTCGACCGCGACCTGCTGTGGATGGCGGTCGCCGACCGCATGCCCAAGCCCCCGCAGGCGGCGCGGCTGGTCGGTCCGTCCGCCCGCAACTTCATCCGGCCCAGGATCTTCGACGGACTCGCGGGCATGATCCACCTGCGCCTCGCCGCGGCCGGACAGGCCACCTCCGACATCGCCTGGTCAGGACAACCCGGCCTCGCCCTCCCCGAGGAATGGGAGAAGGCGATGGACGATGCCCTCGACGCGGCCACAGCCGACACCCCGGACACCGCCCCCTTGCGCGCCCTGCTCGCGGGCACGAAGCGGGTGCCCGCCTGA
- a CDS encoding PP2C family protein-serine/threonine phosphatase: MTLAGALEAAEAAAPVESLDVVARMLREHLGAASVSFLITDFTGSSVVRLGAAGSVETGEPAQRISLRGTVYDDVIRSQRPRVEDKGGDALVRVVAPVTNRGDAIGLLELFLPATPGAEVMREIGETAHALAYIVIANRSFTDVYQWSRRTIPLSLAAEIQHRLLPASLACEAAQFAVAGALEPADHVGGDTFDYVIDRDTVQLSVTDAMGHDVDAALLATLLVGALRRARRAGAGLDEQARQADLALREHGRRGYVTGQLLRISLLDGGTEFVNAGHPWPLRMRDGEVRELVPEIDLPFGVQAPHTYRVQSLDLRPGDRLVMLTDGMLERNAKSLDLSDLIVSTRALHPREAARTLIGAIVEASHGHLEDDATVMCLDWHGVGHSERDAATGADLTDASRPSRTEPPPPVQ, from the coding sequence ATGACACTGGCGGGGGCGCTGGAGGCGGCGGAGGCAGCGGCGCCTGTCGAGTCGCTCGACGTGGTCGCGCGGATGCTCAGGGAGCACCTCGGTGCCGCGTCGGTGTCGTTCCTGATCACGGACTTCACCGGCAGTTCGGTCGTACGGCTGGGGGCCGCGGGCAGTGTCGAGACCGGTGAGCCGGCCCAGCGCATCTCGCTGCGGGGCACTGTGTACGACGACGTGATCCGCAGCCAGCGGCCGAGGGTGGAGGACAAGGGCGGGGATGCGCTGGTGCGGGTCGTCGCCCCGGTGACCAACCGCGGGGACGCCATCGGGCTCCTCGAACTGTTCCTGCCCGCGACGCCGGGCGCGGAGGTGATGCGGGAGATCGGCGAGACCGCGCACGCGCTGGCGTACATCGTCATCGCGAACCGCTCCTTCACCGATGTGTACCAGTGGAGCCGCCGCACCATCCCGCTGAGCCTGGCCGCGGAGATCCAGCACCGGCTGCTCCCGGCGTCGCTGGCCTGCGAGGCGGCGCAGTTCGCGGTCGCCGGGGCGCTGGAGCCCGCGGACCATGTCGGTGGCGACACCTTCGACTACGTGATCGACCGGGACACCGTCCAGCTCTCCGTGACCGACGCCATGGGCCACGACGTCGACGCCGCGCTGCTGGCCACCCTCCTGGTGGGTGCCCTGCGGCGGGCTCGGCGGGCGGGTGCCGGACTCGACGAACAGGCCCGCCAGGCCGACCTGGCCCTGCGGGAACACGGCCGCCGGGGCTACGTCACCGGCCAGCTGCTGCGTATCAGCCTGCTCGACGGCGGGACCGAGTTCGTCAACGCCGGGCATCCCTGGCCGCTGCGGATGCGGGACGGCGAGGTACGGGAGCTCGTTCCGGAGATCGACCTGCCCTTCGGCGTCCAGGCCCCGCACACCTACCGGGTGCAGTCACTGGACCTGCGGCCCGGTGACCGGCTGGTGATGCTGACCGACGGCATGCTGGAGCGCAACGCCAAGAGCCTCGACCTGTCGGACCTGATCGTCAGCACCCGCGCCCTGCACCCCCGCGAGGCCGCCCGCACCCTCATCGGAGCGATCGTCGAGGCCAGCCACGGCCACCTGGAGGACGACGCGACCGTCATGTGCCTGGACTGGCACGGCGTCGGCCACTCCGAACGCGACGCCGCAACCGGCGCCGACCTCACCGACGCCTCCCGCCCGTCGAGAACAGAACCTCCCCCTCCCGTCCAATGA
- a CDS encoding vitamin K epoxide reductase family protein: MTSTVLGQAGTDEDSDRGGTGDSRTGAGRALPWLLIVTGSLGLLSSFVITVDKFELLKNPDFRPSCSINPVLSCTNVMLSDQASVFGFPNPLIGLAAYAVVVATGFGLLAGARYRRWYWIGLNLGMLFGAGFCMWLMTQALYSIGALCLWCSLAWAVTILMFWYITVHNLKHGIIRAPRLLVSGVLEFHWAVPVTWYLGILMLIGVRFWFYWQTLL, from the coding sequence ATGACCAGCACGGTACTTGGCCAGGCCGGCACGGACGAGGACAGCGACCGCGGCGGTACGGGAGACAGCCGGACCGGCGCCGGGCGCGCCCTGCCCTGGCTGCTGATCGTCACCGGCTCGCTCGGCCTGCTGTCCTCTTTCGTCATCACGGTCGACAAGTTCGAACTCCTGAAGAACCCGGACTTCCGCCCCTCGTGCAGCATCAACCCGGTCCTGTCCTGCACCAACGTGATGCTCAGCGACCAGGCGTCGGTGTTCGGGTTCCCCAACCCCCTGATCGGGCTGGCCGCGTACGCGGTGGTCGTCGCGACCGGCTTCGGCCTGCTGGCCGGTGCCCGCTACCGCCGCTGGTACTGGATCGGCCTGAACCTCGGCATGCTCTTCGGCGCGGGCTTTTGCATGTGGCTCATGACGCAGGCGCTGTACTCCATCGGAGCGCTCTGCCTGTGGTGCTCGCTGGCCTGGGCCGTCACCATCCTCATGTTCTGGTACATCACCGTGCACAACCTCAAGCACGGCATCATCCGCGCGCCACGGCTGCTGGTGAGCGGGGTGCTGGAATTCCACTGGGCCGTGCCCGTGACCTGGTACCTGGGCATCCTGATGCTGATCGGCGTCCGCTTCTGGTTCTACTGGCAGACCCTCCTCTGA
- a CDS encoding nucleotidyltransferase domain-containing protein — protein MTATEAVALLGSLQEHGVDACVGGGWGVDALLGEQTREHADLDLWLPTDRLEPLFVALSGHGVDRVLPWPDDRPWNFVLHDGARRRIDLHLYEPLPDGTMHYGSVSDGATFPAEALAGGGGIAGSAHDRGSDQPMPKPTAALTEFVRAYEQATNSHDITQLVPLIAPAAVYWFSDGSHRGREAVLAAIAETFATIRDEVYRIDELEWITHSDHHAVCRYRFSWTGTVGGRPQSGSGRGTNVLVNTAGTWQMLHEHLSA, from the coding sequence ATGACCGCGACGGAGGCAGTCGCACTGCTCGGCAGTCTTCAAGAACACGGCGTGGACGCCTGCGTCGGCGGAGGTTGGGGCGTGGACGCGCTGCTGGGGGAGCAGACCCGGGAGCACGCCGACCTCGACCTGTGGCTGCCGACCGATCGCCTGGAACCTCTCTTCGTCGCCTTGTCCGGACACGGCGTCGACCGCGTCCTCCCCTGGCCGGACGACCGGCCGTGGAACTTCGTCCTGCACGACGGCGCCCGGCGGCGAATCGACCTGCACCTGTACGAACCGCTCCCCGACGGAACGATGCACTACGGCTCGGTGAGCGACGGCGCCACTTTCCCCGCCGAGGCCCTCGCCGGCGGAGGAGGCATCGCCGGCTCAGCGCACGACAGAGGGAGCGATCAGCCGATGCCGAAACCCACCGCCGCGCTCACCGAGTTCGTCCGCGCCTACGAGCAGGCCACCAACAGCCACGACATCACCCAGCTTGTGCCACTGATCGCTCCCGCGGCTGTCTACTGGTTCTCCGACGGATCGCATCGCGGCCGTGAAGCCGTTCTCGCTGCGATCGCCGAGACGTTCGCCACGATCCGCGATGAGGTCTACCGGATCGACGAGCTGGAGTGGATCACCCACAGCGATCACCACGCCGTTTGCCGCTACCGGTTCAGCTGGACCGGAACCGTCGGCGGACGGCCGCAATCAGGAAGCGGGCGCGGCACCAACGTCCTCGTCAACACCGCCGGAACCTGGCAGATGCTCCACGAACACCTCAGCGCATAA
- a CDS encoding pyridoxamine 5'-phosphate oxidase family protein produces MNDEATRRIIKNLQARPAPPGPRLTVGLERAEALRLLGSVSIGRIVFTQHALPAIRPVNHVMDDGDIVIRTHEGAALATQTGQAGDPGVVVAYEADAIDPVTHLGWSVVATGYAHLITAPGDLARYETMLRTWVDQRMDYAVRIHPEEVTGVRLIPTPGAGEPAAEAGPGRRS; encoded by the coding sequence GTGAACGACGAAGCCACCCGGCGGATCATCAAGAACCTGCAGGCCCGGCCGGCCCCGCCCGGACCACGCCTGACGGTCGGACTGGAGCGCGCCGAGGCGCTGCGGCTGCTGGGCAGCGTCTCGATCGGCAGGATCGTCTTCACGCAGCACGCGCTGCCGGCGATCCGGCCGGTGAACCACGTCATGGACGACGGTGACATCGTCATCCGTACGCACGAGGGCGCCGCCCTGGCCACCCAGACCGGGCAGGCCGGCGACCCGGGCGTGGTCGTGGCTTACGAGGCCGACGCCATCGACCCCGTCACCCACCTGGGCTGGAGTGTCGTGGCCACCGGTTACGCCCACCTGATCACCGCTCCGGGCGACCTCGCCCGCTACGAGACGATGCTGCGCACCTGGGTGGACCAGAGGATGGACTACGCGGTCCGTATCCACCCGGAGGAGGTCACCGGTGTCCGGCTGATCCCCACGCCTGGCGCTGGGGAGCCTGCGGCGGAGGCAGGGCCGGGCCGCCGGTCCTGA
- a CDS encoding fic family toxin-antitoxin system, toxin component — translation MSQPEQPTLDVSFLLHAAERLPGDPQVDDLGPLFAAAARVQAHAMERDVYGSVHLKAAALLHTLVALPPLEHSNEPFAWASCEAYLALHGIALDYEPKEAVALVRDTGTRVAGIAQIARQLRTWTRG, via the coding sequence GTGAGCCAGCCCGAACAGCCCACGCTGGACGTCTCGTTCCTGCTGCACGCCGCCGAACGCCTGCCCGGCGACCCCCAAGTCGATGACCTCGGCCCCCTGTTCGCGGCGGCCGCCCGCGTACAGGCACACGCCATGGAACGCGACGTCTACGGCTCGGTCCACCTCAAGGCTGCCGCCCTGCTCCACACCCTGGTCGCGCTCCCCCCGCTGGAGCACTCCAACGAACCGTTCGCGTGGGCCAGTTGCGAGGCGTACCTCGCACTGCACGGCATCGCGCTCGACTACGAGCCCAAGGAAGCGGTCGCTCTCGTACGCGACACCGGCACCCGCGTGGCCGGAATCGCCCAGATCGCCCGACAGCTCCGGACCTGGACGCGGGGGTGA